In the genome of Fulvivirga maritima, one region contains:
- a CDS encoding acetyl-CoA hydrolase/transferase family protein, with protein sequence MKNELKIVRPEEAVKDIKSGNRILIQGAAMTPTVLVDALCERYHELEDVEVIHMHTEGEASYTLEPYRSSFKINSCFVGKNVREATNSGFGDYIPIFLSEVHLLFRRNILPLDAAFIQVSPPDKHGYCSLGTSVDVVIPGLETAKMVIAQVNPRVPRTHGDGIIHVSKIDYAIEVDKPLHSSGGKAPSEIEEKIGKYVAGLVEDGATLQMGIGGIPNVVLANLQGHQKLGIHTEMFSDGVLPLIESGVITGENKVVKPGKIVSCFAVGTQKLYDFMDDNPLIDMKEAAYTNDTSIIRKNPKVTAINSAIEIDLCGQVCADTIGKRQYSGVGGQMDFIRGASLSPGGKAIFAMPSITNKGISKIVPYLKEGAGVTTTRAHVHYIVTEYGVVNLFGRNLKQRAHDLISISHPDHREELERMAFERFKVLV encoded by the coding sequence ATGAAAAATGAATTAAAAATCGTTAGGCCAGAAGAAGCCGTAAAAGACATAAAATCAGGTAACCGAATTTTGATACAAGGAGCAGCCATGACTCCTACCGTATTGGTAGATGCGCTTTGCGAAAGGTATCATGAATTAGAAGATGTAGAGGTAATACATATGCATACTGAGGGGGAAGCTTCTTACACATTGGAGCCATATAGATCCTCTTTTAAAATTAATAGCTGCTTTGTAGGTAAAAACGTACGAGAAGCAACTAACAGTGGTTTTGGAGATTATATTCCTATCTTCTTAAGTGAAGTACACTTACTTTTCAGAAGAAACATTTTACCTCTTGATGCTGCCTTCATTCAGGTGTCTCCGCCAGATAAGCACGGTTACTGTTCACTTGGTACATCAGTAGATGTAGTTATCCCTGGTTTAGAAACCGCTAAGATGGTGATAGCTCAGGTAAACCCAAGAGTACCTAGAACTCATGGTGATGGTATTATCCACGTAAGCAAAATTGATTATGCTATTGAAGTAGATAAACCTTTACACAGTTCTGGTGGCAAAGCTCCTTCTGAGATAGAAGAGAAAATAGGTAAATATGTAGCTGGCTTGGTAGAAGATGGAGCTACTTTACAAATGGGTATAGGTGGTATTCCTAACGTAGTACTGGCTAACCTTCAAGGTCACCAAAAGCTGGGTATTCACACAGAGATGTTTTCTGATGGTGTGCTTCCTCTTATAGAGTCAGGAGTAATAACCGGAGAAAATAAAGTGGTGAAACCAGGTAAAATAGTAAGTTGCTTTGCAGTAGGTACTCAGAAGTTATATGACTTCATGGATGATAACCCACTCATAGATATGAAAGAAGCAGCTTATACTAATGATACATCTATCATTAGAAAAAATCCTAAAGTAACTGCTATTAACAGTGCCATAGAAATTGACTTGTGTGGTCAGGTTTGTGCAGATACTATTGGAAAAAGACAATATTCAGGAGTAGGCGGTCAGATGGACTTTATAAGAGGAGCTTCATTATCTCCTGGTGGTAAAGCCATTTTTGCCATGCCTTCTATTACAAATAAAGGTATATCTAAAATCGTTCCTTATCTTAAAGAAGGAGCCGGAGTAACTACCACAAGAGCTCATGTTCACTACATAGTTACAGAATATGGAGTAGTTAACTTGTTTGGTAGAAACCTCAAACAAAGAGCTCATGACCTTATTTCTATCTCTCACCCAGATCATAGAGAAGAGCTGGAAAGAATGGCTTTTGAAAGATTTAAAGTGCTGGTTTAA
- a CDS encoding YceI family protein — protein sequence MKRSIYLTLIFSMAVLTGMAQSYSLNNKASKVEVLGTSTLHDWEMTAEEVSGKANLEVSGSNVTVNSLSIDVKAESLKSGKSSMDKNGYEALKTDDYPTIKYVFKSVKSTSGNQLTTTGTLTLAGVSKTITMPVTAQVSGNTVTFKGKYTFNMTAFKIEPPTALMGTITTGDEVTVEFNVQYTK from the coding sequence ATGAAAAGATCAATCTATCTAACACTAATATTCAGTATGGCTGTACTAACAGGTATGGCACAATCTTACTCATTAAATAATAAAGCATCTAAGGTGGAAGTACTTGGAACATCAACTCTTCATGATTGGGAGATGACAGCTGAGGAAGTGAGTGGAAAGGCAAATTTGGAAGTGAGCGGAAGTAACGTTACAGTAAACTCTCTTTCAATAGATGTAAAAGCAGAAAGCCTTAAAAGTGGTAAATCATCAATGGATAAAAATGGTTATGAAGCTTTAAAAACTGATGATTACCCTACCATTAAATATGTGTTCAAATCAGTAAAGTCAACAAGCGGTAATCAGCTTACAACTACTGGTACACTTACTTTAGCCGGAGTTTCTAAAACTATCACTATGCCTGTAACAGCTCAGGTATCTGGTAACACAGTAACTTTTAAAGGTAAATACACTTTCAACATGACTGCCTTTAAAATTGAGCCTCCTACAGCATTAATGGGAACAATCACTACAGGTGATGAGGTAACAGTAGAATTTAATGTTCAATACACTAAGTAA
- a CDS encoding carboxylesterase/lipase family protein has protein sequence MMKIIFTLLFIIVYALQGIQAQVPKPVKLTIENGKIEGFNDDEQHVDKFLGIPYAQPPVGELRWKAPQPLTDWSETRDTKKFGPTPMQADVFGDMVFRSEKMSEDCLYLNVWTPDSRKKNAALPVLVYFYGGGYVAGGSSEPRYDGASMAQKGIVTVTVNYRLNIFGFFAHPQLSEEAAYKASGNYGLLDQAAALQWVKDNIKAFGGDPDRVTIAGESAGSISVSSQMASPLSKHLIAGAIGESGAAIKPTLAPVSLEEAESIGMKFATTFGYYSLKELRKASTEEIFEKYKKSGFFGFPSVIDGYFFPKTLPEIFKAGEQSQVPLLLGWNSAEIPGMAFMQGQPYTDEAYIKNVKQAYPDTYEEVLKLYPHTSEEEIALSATALASDRFISYSTWKWFDLHRKHSDQPVYRYLFSQIRPKAANEEKQPIGAPHASEIPYCMGNLYLMDEFNWTDADKKTSAVMQQYFANFIKTGDPNKGDLRKWPAAKPEDGTPPVMIINADSKGGRSSK, from the coding sequence ATGATGAAAATTATATTTACCCTACTTTTTATAATTGTATATGCTTTACAAGGTATACAAGCCCAAGTACCAAAGCCGGTTAAACTCACCATAGAAAATGGTAAAATCGAAGGCTTTAATGATGATGAGCAACACGTAGATAAGTTTCTGGGTATTCCTTATGCACAACCTCCTGTAGGTGAGTTAAGGTGGAAAGCACCACAGCCTTTAACGGACTGGAGTGAAACCAGAGATACTAAAAAATTTGGACCAACTCCAATGCAGGCAGATGTTTTTGGAGATATGGTGTTTCGCTCTGAAAAAATGAGCGAAGATTGTCTTTATCTGAACGTCTGGACTCCTGATAGTAGAAAGAAAAATGCCGCTTTACCAGTGTTAGTTTATTTCTATGGTGGCGGTTATGTGGCAGGAGGAAGCTCTGAGCCCCGATATGATGGAGCCTCTATGGCGCAGAAAGGCATAGTAACGGTTACGGTGAATTATAGGCTTAACATTTTTGGTTTCTTTGCCCATCCACAATTGAGCGAGGAGGCTGCTTATAAAGCTTCTGGTAACTACGGCTTGCTAGATCAAGCTGCTGCTTTACAGTGGGTGAAAGATAATATCAAAGCCTTTGGCGGTGATCCTGATAGAGTTACGATAGCAGGAGAATCTGCGGGCTCTATTTCTGTGAGTTCACAAATGGCTTCTCCATTATCCAAACATCTGATTGCTGGAGCTATAGGAGAGAGCGGAGCGGCTATTAAGCCCACATTAGCTCCGGTTTCTTTAGAAGAAGCAGAGAGTATAGGAATGAAGTTCGCTACTACATTCGGATATTATTCTTTGAAAGAATTACGCAAAGCCAGTACAGAAGAAATTTTCGAAAAATATAAAAAATCAGGGTTTTTTGGTTTTCCTTCGGTAATAGATGGGTACTTCTTTCCTAAAACTTTACCGGAAATATTTAAAGCAGGTGAGCAATCACAGGTTCCACTATTGCTAGGCTGGAATTCTGCGGAAATTCCCGGTATGGCTTTTATGCAAGGTCAGCCTTATACAGATGAGGCTTATATCAAAAATGTGAAACAGGCGTACCCTGATACCTATGAAGAAGTGCTGAAATTATACCCACATACAAGTGAGGAGGAAATAGCCCTTTCGGCTACAGCTTTAGCTTCTGACCGATTTATATCATATAGTACCTGGAAATGGTTTGATCTTCATCGTAAGCATAGTGATCAGCCTGTGTATAGGTATTTGTTTTCGCAAATTAGACCCAAGGCGGCTAATGAAGAAAAACAACCTATCGGAGCTCCGCATGCCTCAGAAATACCTTACTGTATGGGTAATTTATACTTAATGGATGAATTTAACTGGACTGATGCCGACAAGAAAACTTCTGCAGTAATGCAGCAGTACTTTGCTAATTTTATTAAAACAGGAGATCCTAATAAAGGAGACCTTCGTAAGTGGCCTGCTGCTAAGCCTGAAGATGGTACGCCGCCAGTAATGATTATCAATGCTGATTCTAAAGGTGGAAGAAGCTCAAAATGA
- a CDS encoding SulP family inorganic anion transporter has product MKKYLNLFDLTQRVDYKTEVLSGMTVAIALIPEAVAFALMAKLSPLTGLYAAFVMGLITSIFGGRPGQISGATGAVAVVIASLSLSHGVEYIFATVVLAGLIQIVAGFLKLGKLIRLVPQPVVYGFVNGLAFIIFTAQLAQFQDKNENWLTGEPLYIMLGLVLITMLIIWGLPKITKVVPASLVAIFAIFGIVAIFNIDTKTVGDLASIEGGFPPFHIPNIDYSFETLRIIFPYALIMAGVGLIESLLTLDIIDEITETRGRGNKEAVAQGLANVTSGFFSGMGGCAMLGQSLINISNGARARLSGIVASVLLLMFIMFGANLVGKLPMAALTGLMIMVSIGTFEWASLKIFNKMPKSDIFVMVMVTLVTIVLHNLALAVVIGVIIAALVFAWDNAKRIRARKTIDANGVKHYEIKGPLFFGSVTAFNEKFDIANDPEEVIIDFAESRVVDMSAIEALNKLTERYQKAGKTVHLKHLSPDCKTLLKNADQIIDVNVLEDPDYHLATDKLA; this is encoded by the coding sequence ATGAAAAAGTATCTCAACCTTTTTGATCTTACACAACGTGTAGACTACAAAACGGAAGTACTTTCTGGTATGACCGTGGCCATCGCCCTTATACCGGAAGCGGTAGCCTTTGCGCTTATGGCTAAACTTTCACCACTTACCGGCTTATATGCCGCTTTTGTGATGGGACTCATCACCTCCATATTTGGTGGGCGCCCCGGGCAAATTTCCGGAGCCACCGGTGCCGTGGCTGTAGTTATTGCCTCTTTATCTCTAAGTCATGGGGTGGAGTATATCTTTGCTACCGTAGTACTAGCCGGTCTTATACAAATAGTGGCCGGATTCTTAAAGCTGGGTAAACTTATTCGATTAGTGCCTCAGCCAGTGGTATATGGTTTTGTAAATGGACTGGCCTTCATCATTTTCACAGCACAGCTGGCCCAGTTTCAAGACAAAAACGAAAATTGGCTGACTGGTGAACCTCTATATATAATGCTGGGGCTGGTACTTATAACTATGCTCATCATTTGGGGATTACCTAAAATAACAAAAGTAGTTCCTGCTTCATTAGTAGCTATCTTCGCCATATTTGGCATAGTGGCCATTTTTAACATTGATACCAAAACCGTAGGTGATCTTGCTTCAATTGAAGGGGGCTTCCCTCCTTTTCACATTCCTAACATAGATTATAGTTTTGAGACATTACGTATTATTTTTCCTTATGCTCTAATTATGGCAGGTGTAGGATTAATAGAAAGTTTACTTACACTAGATATTATAGACGAAATTACTGAAACCAGAGGACGTGGCAACAAAGAAGCGGTGGCACAGGGATTGGCTAATGTAACCTCAGGATTTTTCTCTGGAATGGGCGGTTGTGCTATGTTAGGTCAAAGCCTTATCAATATTTCTAATGGAGCCCGGGCCAGACTATCAGGCATAGTAGCTTCTGTGTTATTGCTTATGTTCATTATGTTCGGGGCCAATTTAGTGGGTAAGCTACCCATGGCAGCTCTTACAGGACTGATGATCATGGTATCAATAGGTACTTTTGAGTGGGCCAGCCTTAAAATATTTAACAAAATGCCTAAGTCAGACATCTTTGTGATGGTAATGGTTACGCTGGTAACTATAGTGCTGCATAACCTGGCACTGGCTGTGGTTATAGGTGTAATTATAGCGGCATTAGTTTTTGCCTGGGACAATGCTAAACGCATAAGAGCCAGAAAAACAATTGATGCCAATGGAGTAAAACATTATGAAATAAAAGGGCCTTTGTTTTTTGGTTCTGTTACTGCCTTTAATGAGAAGTTTGACATAGCTAATGACCCTGAAGAAGTAATTATAGATTTTGCTGAGAGCCGTGTGGTAGATATGTCTGCCATAGAAGCGCTAAACAAACTAACGGAAAGATATCAAAAAGCAGGTAAAACGGTTCATTTAAAACACCTGAGCCCTGATTGTAAGACATTATTAAAAAATGCAGATCAAATCATAGATGTGAATGTATTGGAAGATCCTGATTACCATCTTGCTACAGATAAACTGGCTTAA
- a CDS encoding IS4 family transposase has translation MSKNTYFYGQPIFSQLLSLIDKSVLNQIISKYQSDRYYKKLNTWHHLVSMLYCCFSGASALRELTTGLLACQNKLIHLGIQFIPRRSTLSDSNKKRSSIVFADIYMKLFKKYRHLLPDSRLRMEVLNKLYIVDSTIISLFKDILKVAGRPRKDGKSKGGIKAHVMIHAAELMPCLVRLTKGSQHDHTFLKQLQLPEGSYVVMDKGYIDYRQYAQWSHQGIFYITRMKENARYQSIDELELPEDKDFCVLKDEKVVISFKTDGQVQELQNRRIAYYDDLNNKLLVFMTNNMELEAATIAAIYKYRWQIELLFKKLKQNFPLKYFLGDNQNAIEIQIWSALICLLLMEVVRKQIKKRWAFSNMVSLVRFHLMAYVHLTRFLNNPDLELQKTIYKTNQYPLFSP, from the coding sequence ATGAGTAAAAATACATATTTCTACGGACAGCCAATCTTTTCTCAACTATTATCGCTGATAGATAAATCGGTGTTAAATCAAATAATATCAAAATACCAATCTGACAGATATTACAAGAAATTGAATACTTGGCATCACCTAGTAAGCATGTTATACTGCTGTTTCAGTGGGGCAAGTGCTCTCAGAGAGCTTACTACGGGGCTTTTGGCCTGCCAAAACAAGCTGATCCATTTAGGTATTCAATTTATACCCAGACGTTCCACTTTATCAGATAGCAACAAAAAACGCAGTAGTATAGTCTTTGCAGACATTTACATGAAATTGTTTAAAAAGTATCGGCACCTTTTGCCGGACAGCCGCTTGAGAATGGAAGTTCTCAATAAACTTTATATTGTTGATTCAACGATTATTAGTCTGTTTAAAGATATTCTCAAGGTAGCAGGACGCCCTAGAAAAGATGGCAAAAGCAAGGGAGGCATTAAAGCTCATGTAATGATTCATGCGGCAGAATTAATGCCATGTTTAGTACGGTTGACCAAGGGAAGTCAGCATGATCATACATTTTTAAAGCAATTACAACTCCCAGAAGGATCCTATGTGGTGATGGATAAAGGGTATATCGATTATAGACAATACGCACAATGGAGTCATCAAGGGATATTTTACATTACTAGAATGAAGGAAAATGCCAGATATCAATCAATAGATGAGCTAGAACTGCCTGAAGATAAAGACTTTTGTGTACTTAAGGATGAAAAAGTTGTTATCAGTTTCAAGACTGATGGACAAGTGCAAGAGCTTCAAAATAGAAGAATAGCCTATTATGATGACCTCAATAATAAATTATTAGTGTTTATGACCAATAATATGGAGTTGGAAGCAGCCACAATAGCGGCCATTTATAAATACCGATGGCAGATAGAGCTTTTATTTAAAAAGCTGAAGCAGAACTTTCCTCTCAAATATTTTCTGGGGGACAACCAAAATGCTATTGAGATCCAAATTTGGAGTGCCCTGATCTGTCTATTATTGATGGAAGTAGTCCGAAAACAGATCAAAAAAAGATGGGCCTTCTCTAATATGGTCTCATTGGTAAGGTTTCACTTGATGGCCTATGTTCACCTTACCCGCTTTCTAAACAATCCAGACCTAGAACTTCAAAAAACAATATATAAAACCAATCAATACCCTTTATTTAGTCCATAG